One Streptomyces sp. NBC_00223 genomic window carries:
- a CDS encoding phosphotransferase family protein, which produces MTPPTTGRLGWTDLPRLLRDNLTGALGAPVTDVVTPKGGFGHQLAAALTADNGSRAFVKAAPDGDPLSASNLHEAHVLAALPAGAPAPSLLGIHRAAGWTAVVIEHLDGPHPDLSPGSTDPGHIWALLDKLTGEPAPTAYAAAVTTGRPSTTARLHGWAQLAADPPADLPSAARARLPRLAELEASWPDLAHGTRIVHGDLRADNMVRDADRGVTFVDWAHATTGPACIDAVSLAPQLVLAGADPADVARALDEHPAATAEPRAATAFLAALTGHWHRNARLPEPPGAPGLRDYQHRAASAGLALLLHRLP; this is translated from the coding sequence TTGACCCCACCCACCACCGGCCGCCTCGGCTGGACCGATCTTCCCCGCCTGCTCCGCGACAACCTCACCGGTGCCCTCGGCGCCCCGGTCACCGATGTCGTCACGCCGAAGGGCGGGTTCGGCCACCAGCTCGCCGCCGCCCTCACCGCGGACAACGGCAGCCGCGCCTTCGTCAAGGCCGCCCCCGACGGTGACCCGCTCTCTGCCTCCAACCTTCACGAAGCCCACGTCCTCGCCGCGCTTCCTGCCGGAGCCCCGGCCCCCAGCCTGCTCGGCATCCACCGAGCGGCCGGATGGACCGCCGTCGTCATCGAACACCTCGACGGGCCGCACCCTGATCTGTCCCCCGGCTCCACCGACCCCGGTCACATCTGGGCCCTGCTCGACAAACTCACCGGCGAACCAGCCCCGACCGCTTACGCGGCCGCGGTGACCACCGGCCGGCCCTCCACCACAGCGCGCCTGCACGGCTGGGCCCAGCTCGCGGCCGACCCGCCCGCCGACCTGCCCTCTGCCGCCCGGGCCCGCCTGCCTCGGCTCGCCGAACTCGAAGCGTCCTGGCCGGACCTCGCACACGGGACCCGAATCGTCCACGGCGACCTGCGCGCCGACAACATGGTCCGCGACGCGGACAGAGGCGTGACCTTCGTGGACTGGGCCCACGCCACCACCGGCCCCGCCTGTATCGACGCCGTCTCCCTCGCTCCCCAGCTCGTACTCGCGGGAGCCGACCCCGCCGACGTCGCGCGCGCCCTGGACGAACACCCGGCCGCCACTGCCGAACCCCGCGCCGCGACCGCTTTCCTCGCCGCCCTCACCGGCCACTGGCACCGCAACGCCCGCCTCCCGGAACCCCCAGGAGCCCCCGGACTGCGCGACTACCAGCACCGCGCCGCCTCCGCCGGCCTCGCACTCCTGCTCCACCGTCTTCCCTAG
- a CDS encoding helix-turn-helix domain-containing protein produces MLHQEPAAVTWAREKCGLTKRALAQAVGISEQLVGEIESGWRNATPANLARIADALNCPVVFLERKRAPLSA; encoded by the coding sequence GTGCTGCACCAGGAACCGGCGGCGGTGACCTGGGCCCGGGAGAAGTGCGGCCTGACCAAACGGGCCCTCGCACAGGCCGTGGGCATCTCGGAACAGCTGGTCGGTGAAATCGAGTCCGGCTGGCGCAACGCCACCCCCGCCAACCTGGCCAGGATCGCCGACGCCCTGAACTGCCCGGTGGTCTTCCTGGAGCGCAAGCGCGCACCTCTATCGGCGTAG
- a CDS encoding endonuclease, translating into MAPTQREVLRTLLDDYGRTYAHEAGIRLTDTPQPLYRLLVLSCLLSARIRAGVAVAAAKELSAAGMRDPKRMAEATWQQRVDALGRGGYRRYDERTATQLGDGARLVTERYGGDLRRLREQAGGDVAEIRRLLREFPGLGPAGADIFLREVQNVWPEAAPYIDAKALQGAERLGLPASPPRLMRPAPDADPATLAAALVRVALNKDAAPRVRAHAAAH; encoded by the coding sequence ATGGCCCCGACACAGCGCGAGGTGTTGCGCACACTGCTGGACGACTACGGGCGCACGTACGCCCACGAGGCGGGCATCCGTCTCACCGACACTCCGCAGCCGCTCTACCGGCTGCTCGTACTGTCCTGTCTGCTCAGCGCGCGTATCCGCGCGGGGGTGGCCGTAGCGGCGGCGAAGGAGCTGAGCGCGGCCGGGATGCGCGATCCGAAACGAATGGCCGAGGCGACGTGGCAGCAGCGGGTCGACGCTCTCGGCCGGGGCGGCTACCGGCGCTACGACGAGCGGACCGCGACGCAGCTCGGCGACGGCGCGCGGCTGGTCACTGAGCGGTACGGGGGTGACCTGCGGCGGCTGCGGGAACAGGCCGGCGGCGACGTGGCGGAGATCCGCAGGCTGCTGCGGGAGTTCCCCGGGCTCGGGCCCGCGGGCGCGGACATCTTCCTGCGCGAGGTGCAGAACGTATGGCCGGAGGCGGCGCCGTACATCGACGCGAAGGCCCTCCAAGGCGCGGAACGGCTCGGCCTTCCCGCCAGCCCGCCCCGCCTCATGCGGCCGGCCCCCGATGCCGACCCCGCGACGCTCGCGGCCGCGCTGGTCCGCGTCGCCCTGAACAAGGACGCGGCCCCCCGCGTCCGCGCCCACGCGGCCGCCCACTGA
- a CDS encoding helix-turn-helix domain-containing protein, whose amino-acid sequence MVEAANGSTVPRRQLGRHLRELRNRARLTVRAASTALEWSDQKIWRIETGQTSMRSLDVEAMCRAYGADAEMTQALMGLAKETKGRGWWHAYGDVIPENFDLYIGLEEAAARMSQYTTELVPGLLQTKDYAHTLIREDNPNVGDEEIERRVHVRLARQALLTRVTAPPALEVALNEAVLRRPIGGRAAMSAQLEYLAEMSRLPNVSIRVVPFGVGMHAGIMSGPFTMLRFPVNGDGQPSEPPTVFVDGFTGDLYLDKSNEVERYDAAFQSIWGSALNDEETRDLLHRATKELQP is encoded by the coding sequence GTGGTGGAAGCGGCAAACGGTTCGACCGTGCCTCGCCGTCAACTGGGCCGACACCTGCGCGAGCTGCGCAATCGCGCGCGGCTGACCGTACGTGCGGCATCGACAGCCCTGGAGTGGTCAGATCAGAAGATCTGGCGCATCGAGACCGGGCAAACGTCCATGCGGAGTCTGGACGTTGAGGCCATGTGCCGGGCGTACGGCGCTGATGCCGAGATGACCCAGGCGCTCATGGGCCTCGCCAAGGAGACGAAGGGCCGGGGCTGGTGGCACGCGTACGGTGACGTGATCCCGGAGAACTTCGACCTGTACATCGGGCTGGAAGAAGCGGCGGCCCGGATGAGCCAGTACACCACTGAGTTGGTGCCCGGACTTCTACAGACGAAGGACTACGCCCACACGTTGATCCGCGAGGACAACCCGAACGTAGGTGACGAGGAGATCGAACGGCGTGTGCATGTGCGGCTCGCCAGGCAAGCACTGCTGACCAGGGTTACCGCGCCGCCCGCACTGGAGGTAGCCCTCAACGAGGCTGTGCTCCGCCGTCCGATCGGCGGACGCGCCGCAATGTCCGCGCAGCTTGAGTACTTGGCGGAGATGTCGCGACTTCCGAACGTCTCCATCCGCGTGGTGCCTTTCGGGGTCGGCATGCACGCCGGGATCATGTCCGGGCCGTTCACGATGCTGCGCTTCCCCGTCAACGGCGACGGACAGCCGAGCGAGCCGCCGACGGTCTTCGTCGACGGTTTCACCGGGGACCTGTACCTGGACAAGTCGAACGAGGTCGAACGCTACGACGCGGCGTTCCAATCCATTTGGGGTTCCGCCCTGAACGACGAGGAGACGCGGGACCTTCTTCATCGAGCGACAAAGGAGCTTCAGCCGTGA
- a CDS encoding ATP-dependent DNA ligase produces MLFADVAQVSRDIARTSARSRKTALLADFFRVAEPADMPMAIAYLAGRLPQGRLGVGWSVLRDRADPASEPTLTVREVDSALTAVGEVSGTGAQAGRRALIQDLFGAATAQEQEYLLGLITGEVRQGALDAAAVEGLAAATEAPAAEVRRAVMLAGALEPVAQALLARGPAGLAEFALTVGRPLLPMLASSAKSVEEAVRKAGPCAVEEKLDGIRVQVHCDGALVRVFTRTLDDVTDRLPEIVASAEALEANRCILDGEVLAFDSAGRPRPFQVTAGRVGSRVDVAAAAEAMPVHPVYFDVLSLDGHDLLDLPYGERHAALELLVPAEMRVRRTVVEDPGDPLALRTAEEFYAATLDRGHEGVVVKSMDSVYAAGRRGASWIKVKPVHTVDLVVLAAEWGHGRRTGKLSNLHLGARAEDGSFVMLGKTFKGLTDELLDWQTERLRTLAVSDDGHVVTVRPELVVEIAYDGVQTSPRYPAGLTLRFARVLRYREDKRAQDADTVDAVRAAHG; encoded by the coding sequence ATGCTCTTCGCCGACGTCGCCCAGGTGTCGCGGGACATCGCGCGGACCTCCGCGCGGTCCCGCAAGACCGCGCTGCTCGCCGACTTCTTCCGGGTCGCCGAGCCGGCCGACATGCCCATGGCGATCGCGTATCTGGCGGGCCGCCTCCCGCAGGGGCGGCTCGGCGTGGGCTGGTCGGTGCTGCGCGACCGGGCCGACCCCGCGAGCGAGCCGACGTTGACCGTGCGGGAGGTGGACTCGGCGCTGACCGCCGTCGGCGAGGTGTCGGGCACGGGCGCGCAGGCGGGGCGGCGGGCGCTGATCCAGGACCTGTTCGGTGCGGCGACCGCTCAGGAGCAGGAGTATCTGCTCGGTCTGATCACCGGCGAGGTGCGGCAGGGCGCGCTGGACGCGGCGGCCGTGGAGGGCCTGGCGGCGGCCACGGAGGCACCGGCGGCCGAGGTGCGGCGGGCGGTGATGCTCGCGGGCGCGCTGGAGCCGGTCGCGCAGGCGCTGCTGGCCCGGGGCCCGGCGGGGCTGGCGGAGTTCGCGCTCACCGTCGGGCGGCCGCTGCTGCCGATGCTGGCCAGTTCCGCCAAGAGCGTCGAGGAAGCGGTCCGCAAGGCGGGCCCGTGCGCGGTGGAGGAGAAGCTCGACGGCATCCGGGTGCAGGTGCACTGCGACGGCGCCTTGGTGCGTGTCTTCACCCGGACGCTGGACGACGTGACCGACCGTCTGCCGGAGATCGTGGCGTCGGCGGAGGCCCTGGAGGCGAATCGCTGCATTCTGGACGGCGAGGTGCTGGCCTTCGACTCGGCGGGCCGCCCCCGGCCGTTCCAGGTCACCGCCGGGCGGGTCGGCTCGCGGGTCGACGTGGCGGCCGCCGCCGAGGCGATGCCGGTGCACCCGGTCTACTTCGACGTGCTCTCCCTCGACGGCCACGATCTGCTCGACCTGCCGTACGGGGAGCGGCACGCGGCCCTGGAGCTGCTGGTCCCGGCCGAGATGCGGGTCCGGCGGACGGTGGTCGAGGACCCGGGTGACCCGTTGGCGCTGCGCACGGCCGAGGAGTTCTACGCCGCGACGCTCGACCGGGGCCACGAGGGTGTCGTCGTGAAGTCCATGGACAGTGTGTACGCGGCCGGGCGGCGCGGCGCCTCCTGGATCAAGGTCAAGCCGGTGCACACCGTGGACCTGGTGGTGCTGGCCGCCGAGTGGGGCCACGGCAGGCGGACCGGGAAGCTGTCCAATCTGCATCTGGGCGCGCGGGCGGAGGACGGCTCCTTCGTCATGCTCGGCAAGACGTTCAAGGGGCTCACCGACGAACTGCTCGACTGGCAGACCGAGCGGCTGCGGACCCTGGCGGTCAGCGACGACGGCCATGTGGTGACCGTCCGGCCCGAGCTGGTCGTGGAGATCGCCTACGACGGGGTGCAGACCTCTCCCCGCTATCCGGCCGGTCTGACCTTGCGGTTCGCCCGCGTGCTGCGCTACCGCGAGGACAAGCGGGCGCAGGACGCGGACACGGTGGACGCGGTGCGGGCGGCGCACGGGTAG
- a CDS encoding ATP-binding protein, with product MTAPVEMRVCSVRLAAVPAAVRLSRAFVRRTLTGWQLLERADSAQLIVSELATNAVREATGIGPNPFPFPFPFTSPRREAAGARHVIGVQLRLVDRRLYVEVWDGGGGTPAVAAASGDAEGGRGLLLVQALSERWGTAHPAAGGKVVWSELELTAPADSPAARTGLPQGCPDGHDPAVCEELRVVDFALMQRVVDGLCSAPRHSTGTAAVV from the coding sequence GTGACGGCGCCGGTGGAGATGCGTGTGTGCTCGGTCCGGCTGGCGGCGGTGCCGGCGGCGGTCCGTCTGTCGCGAGCGTTCGTCCGGCGGACGCTGACCGGCTGGCAGCTGTTGGAGCGGGCCGACAGCGCCCAGCTGATCGTCAGCGAGCTGGCCACCAACGCGGTGAGGGAAGCCACCGGCATCGGTCCCAACCCCTTCCCCTTCCCCTTCCCGTTCACCTCCCCGCGGCGCGAGGCGGCCGGGGCGCGCCATGTCATCGGGGTGCAGCTGCGCCTGGTCGACCGGCGCTTGTACGTGGAGGTGTGGGACGGGGGCGGCGGTACGCCCGCCGTGGCGGCGGCGTCCGGGGATGCCGAGGGCGGGCGGGGGCTGCTGCTGGTGCAGGCGCTCAGTGAGCGGTGGGGCACCGCGCACCCGGCGGCCGGCGGCAAGGTCGTCTGGTCGGAGCTGGAACTCACCGCCCCGGCCGACTCGCCGGCTGCGCGCACCGGGTTACCGCAGGGGTGCCCGGACGGTCATGACCCGGCGGTCTGCGAGGAGTTGCGGGTCGTGGACTTCGCGCTCATGCAGCGCGTGGTCGACGGACTCTGCTCCGCGCCGCGCCACAGCACCGGGACGGCGGCGGTCGTATGA
- a CDS encoding DUF397 domain-containing protein — protein MKSSELTGAVWRKSSRSANNGQCVEVAFLDGHRVAMRDSKNANGPALVFTPSEFRAFVQGISSGEFNPS, from the coding sequence GTGAAGAGTTCAGAACTGACGGGAGCGGTGTGGCGCAAGTCCAGCCGTTCCGCGAACAACGGACAGTGCGTCGAGGTCGCCTTCCTCGATGGTCACCGGGTTGCCATGCGCGACAGCAAGAACGCCAACGGCCCCGCCCTGGTCTTCACACCGAGCGAGTTCCGCGCATTCGTCCAAGGGATCAGCAGCGGCGAGTTCAACCCGTCGTAA
- a CDS encoding DUF6011 domain-containing protein, whose amino-acid sequence MTPDAPLPGLATDEELATGRRVVRCGMCGRPLTGREARLRGLGAGCRHKLGEDATVRRPGRFEVEQDGLPGV is encoded by the coding sequence ATGACCCCCGACGCCCCACTGCCCGGCCTCGCCACAGACGAGGAACTGGCTACGGGGCGTCGCGTCGTCCGCTGCGGTATGTGCGGTCGGCCGCTCACCGGCCGGGAAGCACGTCTTCGAGGGCTCGGGGCCGGGTGCAGACACAAGCTCGGCGAAGATGCGACCGTCCGCCGGCCCGGGAGGTTCGAGGTCGAGCAGGACGGGCTGCCGGGGGTGTAG
- a CDS encoding DUF6221 family protein, which translates to MKNEVVAAEVAAFLRARLDEDEADARAATPGAWSADDSDYAGAIRSCGGADVIAGGRRGGDASVSESTEDAPRIARYDPARVLRDVEATRGVLAMYDQMVVDMAAPDAATSGPGRIAVTVLTPVLCHLARAYSDHPDHRADEWAPII; encoded by the coding sequence ATGAAGAACGAAGTCGTAGCAGCGGAGGTAGCGGCGTTCCTGCGGGCGCGCCTGGACGAGGACGAGGCGGACGCACGGGCGGCCACACCGGGGGCATGGTCGGCTGACGACTCGGATTACGCCGGGGCGATCCGCAGTTGCGGCGGTGCAGATGTCATCGCTGGTGGGCGCCGGGGTGGCGACGCGTCGGTGTCCGAGTCGACCGAGGATGCCCCGCGCATTGCCCGCTACGACCCGGCGCGAGTCCTCCGTGATGTCGAGGCGACGCGCGGTGTGCTGGCCATGTACGACCAGATGGTCGTGGACATGGCCGCACCGGACGCTGCCACGAGCGGCCCGGGGAGGATTGCCGTCACCGTGCTGACGCCCGTGCTGTGCCACCTCGCGCGCGCGTACTCGGATCACCCGGACCACCGCGCCGACGAGTGGGCGCCGATCATCTGA
- a CDS encoding alpha-ketoglutarate-dependent dioxygenase AlkB codes for MHHQQASLFGIGDPGLGDLAGVRRTPLGRGAWIDTLPGWLDGADDLFERLAGRVPWRAEERRMYDNVVAVPRLLAHYGEGEPLPDPVLDLARARLSAHYAAELGEPFVTAGLCYYRDGRDSVAWHGDRIGRGDTHDTMVAILSLGEPRPLLLRPRGGGGGTVRKPLGHGDLIVMGGSCQRTWDHAIPKTRAGVGGRISVQFRPRGVR; via the coding sequence ATGCACCACCAGCAGGCGTCCCTCTTCGGTATCGGCGACCCCGGCCTGGGCGACCTGGCCGGGGTGCGCCGTACGCCGCTGGGCCGGGGCGCCTGGATCGACACCCTGCCCGGCTGGCTCGACGGCGCCGACGACCTGTTCGAACGGCTCGCCGGGCGGGTTCCCTGGCGGGCGGAGGAGCGGCGGATGTACGACAACGTGGTTGCCGTACCCCGTCTGCTCGCCCATTACGGCGAGGGCGAGCCGCTGCCCGACCCCGTACTCGACCTGGCCCGTGCGCGGCTGAGCGCGCACTACGCGGCCGAACTGGGCGAGCCCTTCGTCACCGCCGGGCTCTGCTACTACCGCGACGGGCGGGACAGCGTGGCCTGGCACGGTGACCGGATCGGACGCGGCGACACGCACGACACCATGGTGGCGATCCTCTCGCTGGGCGAACCGCGTCCTTTGCTGCTGAGGCCGAGGGGCGGCGGCGGGGGCACCGTACGCAAACCGCTCGGACACGGGGACCTGATCGTCATGGGCGGGTCCTGTCAGCGGACCTGGGACCACGCGATCCCCAAGACGCGGGCGGGGGTGGGAGGGCGGATCAGCGTGCAGTTCCGGCCACGCGGGGTGCGGTGA